A part of Aegilops tauschii subsp. strangulata cultivar AL8/78 chromosome 2, Aet v6.0, whole genome shotgun sequence genomic DNA contains:
- the LOC141041374 gene encoding uncharacterized protein, translating into MALPEIPDELLVEILLRLPAASDLIRASAVCVSFRHLVADGCFLQRFRRLHPPPLLGFLDQHGFHPAVPPHPSAPAARAVASTADFSFAFLPSPARSWSVRDVRDGRVLLDRPCRHGAGKGRTGALFAEMAVCDPLHREYLLLPTIPDDLAASDENPLRIYGQRWGESFLVPDGNDEETPPAEDTVFRVICLAQYQTKLVAFVFFSGTGQWRDIPSLSWINFIPDFSSEWMGISSWRQYAYGCFYWFAGWSGKFAVLDTRRMEFTMADRPPRVSGFHSYMGIVEAGEGMIGMFVPAHDKVSHHGLDTVLLRYTIGRDNGGSSTQWQTEKTISIASGSSFMGSIGRHLLLYQCGNSLLELGCFTLDVKTFQLERVCVSRLIPAESRAYCNFPPSLLLSPKVSSGKLSLGC; encoded by the coding sequence ATGGCCTTGCCGGAGATCCCCGACGAGCTCCTGGTGGAAATCCTCCTCCGCCTCCCCGCCGCATCCGACCTCATCCGCGCCTCGGCAGTCTGCGTCTCCTTCCGCCACCTCGTCGCCGACGGCTGCTTCCTCCAACGCTTCCGCAGACTCCACCCCCCGCCCCTCCTCGGCTTCCTCGACCAGCACGGCTTCCACCCCGCCGTACCGCCTCACCCCTCAGCGCCTGCGGCCCGCGCTGTCGCCAGCACCGCTGACTTCTCCTTCGCCTTCCTCCCCTCCCCTGCGCGGAGCTGGTCCGTACGGGACGTCCGCGACGGCCGCGTCCTCCTCGACAGACCCTGCCGGCATGGCGCCGGCAAGGGACGCACCGGCGCCCTCTTCGCGGAGATGGCGGTGTGCGACCCCCTGCACCGGGAGTACCTCCTGCTCCCCACAATCCCCGATGACCTAGCGGCTTCGGATGAGAACCCACTGCGGATATATGGACAGCGCTGGGGCGAGAGCTTTCTAGTCCCTGATGGCAACGACGAGGAGACACCTCCTGCCGAGGATACGGTGTTCAGAGTGATCTGCCTAGCGCAGTACCAAACTAAGCTGGTGGCCTTTGTCTTCTTTTCCGGCACCGGACAGTGGCGAGACATTCCATCCCTGAGTTGGATTAATTTTATACCTGACTTCTCGTCGGAATGGATGGGTATTTCTTCGTGGCGGCAATATGCATATGGTTGCTTTTACTGGTTTGCAGGTTGGAGTGGAAAATTCGCTGTGCTTGACACCCGAAGAATGGAGTTCACCATGGCTGACCGCCCACCCAGAGTTAGTGGTTTCCACAGTTATATGGGCATTGTGGAGGCAGGGGAAGGCATGATTGGGATGTTTGTGCCTGCACATGACAAAGTCAGCCATCATGGACTTGACACAGTTCTCCTGAGATATACCATTGGACGAGACAATGGTGGGAGTTCCACCCAGTGGCAGACGGAGAAGACAATCTCAATAGCTTCTGGCTCCTCGTTCATGGGTTCAATAGGGAGGCACTTGCTCCTGTATCAGTGCGGAAACTCATTGCTCGAGCTAGGTTGTTTCACGCTGGATGTCAAAACTTTCCAGCTTGAGAGGGTATGTGTTTCACGGCTCATTCCTGCCGAGTCACGCGCATATTGCAACTTCCCACCGTCATTATTATTGTCACCGAAAGTGTCAAGTGGTAAACTTTCTCTGGGATGCTAG